The following proteins come from a genomic window of Meiothermus sp. Pnk-1:
- a CDS encoding IclR family transcriptional regulator, translated as MAQSAPPETPETSSTVRAVQRALQLIEVFARSRGPFAISELAAEVGLPPSTVHRLVQTLMSLDYVVQYQQSKRYGVGRGIAEINRAMLLKYEFSRFAKPHLEALVESTGETAGLAALYGTSAIYLNQVEAPAMVRVSNPVGTPVPLHCTAVGKVFLADFRPAMLEETIAYAGLAPSTPHTLTTKESLERELERIRHQGYALDDQEYAEGVRCLAVGLRGSSGAVVAALSVCGPLNRMSDRRLPELAQLVMETADRFARQMREP; from the coding sequence ATGGCACAAAGCGCTCCTCCTGAAACCCCGGAGACCTCGAGTACAGTGCGCGCTGTACAGCGCGCACTGCAGCTCATCGAGGTCTTTGCCCGTAGCCGTGGTCCTTTCGCTATCAGCGAGCTAGCCGCCGAAGTTGGATTGCCACCCAGCACCGTTCATCGGTTGGTGCAGACCCTAATGAGCCTAGATTATGTGGTGCAGTATCAGCAATCCAAGCGCTACGGAGTAGGCCGGGGCATCGCTGAGATTAACCGGGCCATGCTGCTCAAGTATGAGTTCAGCCGTTTCGCTAAGCCCCACCTCGAGGCCTTGGTCGAATCCACTGGCGAGACTGCCGGCTTAGCCGCTCTGTACGGCACCTCGGCGATCTACCTGAACCAAGTCGAAGCCCCTGCGATGGTGCGGGTCTCCAACCCCGTAGGCACTCCGGTTCCCCTGCACTGCACTGCGGTAGGGAAGGTCTTTCTGGCCGACTTCCGCCCAGCTATGCTCGAGGAGACCATTGCCTATGCTGGTCTCGCGCCCAGCACCCCCCATACCCTGACCACCAAAGAATCCCTGGAGCGTGAATTGGAACGCATCCGCCACCAGGGCTACGCCCTCGACGACCAGGAGTACGCCGAGGGGGTGCGCTGCTTGGCGGTGGGGCTACGCGGCAGTTCGGGGGCGGTGGTGGCAGCGCTGAGTGTATGTGGCCCCCTGAACCGTATGAGCGACAGGCGCCTTCCTGAACTAGCCCAGCTGGTAATGGAAACCGCGGACCGCTTTGCCCGGCAGATGCGCGAACCTTAG
- a CDS encoding carbohydrate ABC transporter permease has protein sequence MIDADIVREKAVSRPRVDLGHLAVGVALVLVIVATVFPFFWMVAASLKTRADVLAFPPVWIFTPTLDHYREALSRVDVARSLFNSLIIGTASTFLALLVGTPAAYALARWEWRGKREVWFWIISNRFMSPVVLALPFFLLARALGVLDNPWTLVAIYLTFNVPLVVWIVMDQFRAVPRELDEAAVVDGATPFIAFFRVVLPLATPGVVVSAILCFIFSWNELLYALVLTRAAARTAPVAATAFMSGYDLPWGEIMATGTMIVLPVIVFAVLVSRHLVRGLTLGAIK, from the coding sequence ATGATAGATGCCGATATAGTTCGTGAAAAAGCAGTGTCACGTCCACGGGTTGATCTAGGGCACCTCGCAGTGGGGGTAGCGCTAGTGCTAGTCATCGTGGCCACCGTCTTTCCCTTTTTCTGGATGGTCGCAGCCTCGTTAAAGACTCGGGCCGACGTGTTAGCCTTCCCGCCAGTATGGATCTTCACCCCTACCCTCGACCACTACCGCGAAGCGCTTTCCCGAGTAGATGTGGCCCGCTCACTGTTTAACTCCCTCATCATAGGAACTGCATCTACCTTCCTGGCGCTTTTGGTAGGAACACCTGCAGCTTATGCCTTGGCACGATGGGAGTGGCGAGGTAAGCGCGAGGTGTGGTTTTGGATAATTAGCAACCGATTTATGTCCCCGGTAGTGCTTGCTCTGCCCTTCTTTCTCCTGGCAAGGGCGCTAGGGGTTCTTGACAACCCCTGGACCTTGGTGGCCATTTATCTGACCTTTAACGTGCCGCTCGTGGTATGGATTGTAATGGATCAGTTCCGAGCAGTTCCTCGGGAGCTTGACGAAGCTGCAGTAGTAGACGGAGCTACGCCCTTTATAGCCTTCTTTCGAGTGGTCTTGCCGCTGGCTACCCCAGGGGTGGTGGTCTCTGCCATCCTCTGTTTCATCTTTAGCTGGAACGAGTTGCTATATGCCCTTGTGCTTACGCGGGCAGCTGCTCGTACTGCTCCTGTTGCTGCCACTGCATTCATGAGTGGGTACGATCTGCCGTGGGGTGAAATTATGGCCACAGGAACTATGATAGTGCTACCAGTGATTGTCTTCGCTGTATTAGTGTCTAGGCATCTTGTACGAGGTCTCACTTTAGGGGCCATAAAATAG
- a CDS encoding sugar ABC transporter substrate-binding protein has translation MKRLVALVTALTLCITIGGIGAAQGWSLAEAAKPYAGTSIKAIFLDRPGYKAAAKLLPEFEKITGIKVNTEVIPYENTREKIVLDMTARGGEYDVVLTDVVWIGEFASNGWLVPLEKFYNDPKLADPALNLKGFFPILLDSFGTWDKKIYGLPFDNYAGLLFYNKCMLQKAGFSKPPATWEELLKVYAPKLTNPKAGVYAFALQSRRGETQSADSFMRMLWPFGGSLIDPKTFEPNLLSPASLRGLQFRQDLMKYMPPGIVDYDHNEAVNALAQGKVAMITEWSAFYTTLADPKSSKLGNCLGVATEPAGPAGLKGALGGFSYGVNAFSPPERQAAAYLFIQWITSEAKAKDYVRAGGVSARMSVYKDPAIQKAFPFTVPMVKAWEQGNPIFRPRFPEWPEISEVIAQIGTEMMLGKVSVKDGAAQINAKVKEILTKAGYYDGKKPKLQ, from the coding sequence GTGAAGCGTCTAGTTGCACTCGTTACGGCCCTCACTCTGTGTATCACCATAGGGGGAATAGGAGCAGCTCAGGGATGGTCGCTAGCAGAGGCAGCCAAACCGTATGCTGGCACCAGCATCAAAGCTATCTTCCTCGACCGTCCCGGGTACAAGGCCGCAGCCAAGCTATTGCCGGAGTTCGAGAAGATAACCGGGATCAAGGTGAATACTGAAGTGATCCCTTACGAAAACACTCGGGAGAAGATTGTCCTTGACATGACTGCCCGCGGCGGGGAGTACGACGTGGTACTCACCGATGTCGTATGGATTGGAGAGTTCGCCTCCAACGGCTGGCTGGTACCTCTTGAGAAGTTCTATAACGATCCGAAGCTGGCTGACCCGGCGCTCAATCTCAAAGGGTTTTTCCCCATTCTACTCGACAGCTTCGGCACCTGGGACAAAAAGATCTACGGACTTCCCTTCGATAACTACGCTGGGCTGTTGTTCTATAACAAATGCATGCTGCAAAAAGCTGGATTTAGCAAGCCACCGGCTACCTGGGAAGAACTCCTGAAGGTATACGCCCCCAAACTCACCAACCCTAAAGCGGGGGTGTATGCCTTTGCTCTACAGTCCCGACGCGGAGAGACACAGAGCGCAGACAGCTTTATGCGGATGCTCTGGCCTTTTGGCGGCTCTTTGATCGATCCCAAAACCTTCGAGCCTAATCTGCTCTCTCCAGCCTCATTGCGTGGCCTGCAATTCCGTCAGGATCTCATGAAGTACATGCCTCCGGGCATAGTCGACTATGACCACAACGAAGCGGTAAACGCCCTGGCGCAGGGTAAGGTCGCCATGATCACCGAGTGGAGCGCATTTTACACTACCCTCGCAGACCCTAAATCCTCCAAGCTTGGCAACTGCCTCGGTGTGGCCACTGAGCCTGCAGGCCCTGCGGGTCTCAAGGGAGCTTTGGGTGGTTTCAGCTACGGAGTCAACGCGTTTAGCCCGCCGGAGCGGCAAGCTGCCGCATACTTGTTCATCCAGTGGATCACCAGCGAGGCTAAGGCCAAGGATTACGTCAGAGCTGGCGGTGTCTCGGCTCGGATGAGCGTGTACAAGGATCCGGCTATCCAGAAAGCTTTCCCCTTTACGGTACCGATGGTAAAGGCCTGGGAACAGGGTAACCCTATCTTCCGTCCACGTTTCCCCGAGTGGCCTGAGATCTCTGAGGTTATCGCACAAATTGGCACCGAGATGATGCTGGGCAAGGTTTCGGTGAAGGATGGTGCTGCTCAAATCAACGCCAAAGTGAAAGAGATTCTGACGAAAGCCGGATACTACGACGGCAAAAAACCGAAATTGCAATAG
- the opp4C gene encoding oligopeptide ABC transporter permease — translation MNEVTPTLWVSRNHESFLALALRRFRRHKLAQAGLVVLILLALAAVFAPVLTPYTFDGQDPALLGQPTAPSLKHPMGTDQLGRDNATRILYGARVSLLVGLSSALVATLLGTLIGALAGFYGGWVDTVLMRFTDMILSIPVLPLVIALSGFLRPSLGLLVLIIGGLGWMSTARLVRSQFLSLRAREYVEASRALGSSNARIMFRHILPNALGPIVVSATLAVGGAILLESALSFFGLGVQPPTPTWGNLLNGASDWLETAPWLAAFPGLFILVTVLSVNFLGDGLRDALDPRL, via the coding sequence ATGAATGAGGTTACCCCTACCCTTTGGGTCTCCCGTAACCATGAGTCCTTTCTCGCTCTCGCTTTACGCCGATTCCGTCGCCACAAGCTGGCTCAGGCCGGGCTGGTGGTTCTGATTTTGCTTGCCCTCGCAGCGGTATTTGCCCCTGTCCTCACACCCTATACCTTCGATGGCCAGGATCCGGCCCTGCTCGGCCAGCCCACCGCGCCGAGCCTCAAGCACCCCATGGGCACCGACCAGCTCGGCCGCGACAACGCAACGCGTATCCTATATGGGGCTAGGGTCTCGCTCCTGGTGGGGCTTTCCAGCGCCTTAGTGGCGACCTTGCTGGGTACTTTGATCGGTGCGCTGGCCGGGTTCTACGGCGGCTGGGTCGACACCGTGCTGATGCGCTTCACCGACATGATACTCTCGATCCCGGTGTTGCCGCTGGTAATCGCACTCTCGGGGTTCTTGAGGCCCAGCCTGGGGCTATTAGTGCTGATCATCGGGGGCCTAGGCTGGATGAGCACCGCTCGGTTGGTGCGCAGCCAGTTCCTGAGCCTGCGCGCGAGGGAGTACGTGGAGGCTTCGCGGGCTTTGGGCAGCAGCAATGCTCGGATCATGTTCCGCCACATCCTGCCCAACGCCCTGGGCCCCATCGTGGTGAGTGCCACACTGGCGGTAGGTGGGGCCATCCTGCTCGAGTCGGCCCTCTCCTTCTTCGGGCTTGGCGTTCAACCGCCTACCCCTACCTGGGGCAACCTGCTCAACGGAGCGAGCGACTGGCTCGAGACAGCTCCCTGGCTGGCGGCCTTTCCAGGGCTGTTCATCCTGGTCACGGTACTCTCGGTCAACTTTTTAGGGGATGGGCTGCGCGACGCGCTCGACCCCAGACTATAG
- a CDS encoding D-2-hydroxyacid dehydrogenase, producing the protein MTKVLICSYLEPEYVERIRAVDASLEVIYAPELLPKPRYTADHVGFPLKRTPEQQARWEDLLGEAEVLFDFDYTGVKELPERAKRVRWIQASSAGIGQFVRRNGYERMNTVFTTASGIHARPLAEFVLMVMLEKVKQASLARKQQQERLWQRFATEELTQKTLAIVGLGNIGREVARLAKALEMRVIANKRHPNGQTPASLGVDQLFAWNELHPMLSEADFACLITPHTPETEGLMNRAAFAAMKPGAMLINIARGAVVVEADLLEALDSGHLAHAALDVVAVEPLPPQSPLWAHPKVTIYPHSASTSAFENARLTDLFCRNLRRYLDGEPLLNRLDLKRMY; encoded by the coding sequence ATGACCAAGGTGTTGATTTGTTCTTACTTAGAGCCTGAGTACGTGGAGCGCATCCGGGCGGTGGATGCTTCGCTCGAGGTGATATACGCCCCCGAACTCCTACCCAAACCGCGCTATACGGCAGATCATGTGGGGTTTCCCCTGAAGCGGACGCCTGAGCAACAGGCCCGTTGGGAAGACTTGCTGGGCGAGGCCGAAGTGCTCTTTGACTTCGATTACACGGGGGTTAAGGAGTTGCCCGAGCGGGCTAAGCGGGTACGCTGGATCCAGGCCAGCAGCGCAGGGATCGGACAGTTCGTCCGGCGAAATGGTTACGAGCGTATGAATACGGTCTTCACCACAGCCAGCGGTATCCACGCCCGGCCTTTAGCCGAGTTCGTGCTTATGGTGATGCTCGAGAAGGTTAAGCAAGCGTCTCTCGCTCGCAAACAGCAGCAAGAACGCCTGTGGCAGCGCTTCGCTACTGAAGAGCTCACCCAAAAGACCTTGGCCATTGTCGGACTGGGCAACATTGGGCGGGAGGTAGCCCGGCTGGCCAAAGCCCTGGAGATGCGGGTGATCGCCAACAAGCGCCACCCCAACGGCCAGACCCCCGCTTCGCTTGGGGTGGATCAACTCTTTGCCTGGAACGAGCTTCACCCCATGCTCTCAGAGGCCGATTTCGCCTGCCTAATCACCCCACACACCCCGGAAACCGAGGGGCTGATGAATCGAGCTGCCTTCGCTGCGATGAAGCCGGGGGCGATGTTGATTAACATCGCGCGAGGAGCGGTGGTCGTCGAGGCAGATCTGCTCGAGGCCCTCGATTCCGGCCATCTGGCCCACGCCGCGTTAGACGTAGTTGCAGTCGAGCCGCTGCCCCCACAAAGCCCGCTCTGGGCGCACCCAAAGGTCACCATCTATCCGCACTCGGCCAGCACCAGCGCCTTCGAGAACGCCCGACTTACCGATCTATTCTGCCGAAACCTGCGCCGCTACCTGGATGGCGAACCGCTTCTCAATCGGCTTGACCTAAAGAGGATGTACTGA
- a CDS encoding SIS domain-containing protein, with protein sequence MHDLRAMAAQALSEIEGVFAKVSPEATETLLNEVLHARRIATYGVGREGLMMKALCMRLFHLGLDAHVVGDMTTPPLSDGDLLLVSAGPGHFFTVEGLVRAARQAKARTLCFTAQPQGTVPQLCDVIVYLPAQTMANDQGEATSILPMGSLYEAVLMVFADLISILLRERLGQDPAQMRLRHTNLE encoded by the coding sequence ATGCATGATTTGAGAGCAATGGCAGCCCAAGCTCTTTCCGAGATCGAAGGGGTGTTTGCTAAGGTAAGTCCTGAAGCGACGGAAACCCTACTCAATGAGGTTTTGCACGCTCGCCGTATCGCTACATATGGCGTCGGTCGCGAAGGGCTGATGATGAAGGCCTTGTGTATGCGGCTGTTCCACCTCGGCTTAGACGCCCACGTGGTGGGTGATATGACCACGCCGCCTTTGAGTGATGGTGATTTGCTGTTGGTAAGTGCAGGCCCCGGTCACTTTTTCACCGTAGAGGGCCTTGTCCGTGCTGCCCGGCAGGCCAAGGCCCGAACCCTTTGCTTCACCGCACAGCCGCAGGGCACAGTTCCTCAGCTGTGTGATGTGATTGTGTATCTGCCTGCTCAGACCATGGCAAATGACCAGGGCGAGGCGACCTCAATACTGCCCATGGGTAGCCTGTACGAGGCCGTGCTGATGGTGTTCGCTGATCTGATTTCCATTTTGCTGCGTGAGCGGTTAGGTCAAGATCCTGCCCAAATGCGCTTGAGGCATACCAACCTGGAGTGA
- a CDS encoding carbohydrate ABC transporter permease has protein sequence MWSPRTRNFFLAPAVIVLLGVGIFPLLFAVDVSLRDYQITKPALGFGWNNFANYLQVFSDPYFWGSLGRTFFFLILTLPVQFLLGLFIALLLYRKDWGFLRSVARVALVIPLATTPAVVGLIGRLIFDSDFGLANWIVYLLGGAKVTFLGDPNLALLAVAFMDTWQWTPFFALVFLASLTSVPHEAVEAATLETDRRWDLFRFVEWPYLLPGLTAVLILRTADAMKLFDLIFVMTRGGPGSATELISVYTQRVGFRVFDLGVASAMAVLSLVVTIVLARLYIRVFYRETE, from the coding sequence ATGTGGTCACCCCGAACCCGCAACTTTTTTCTCGCTCCCGCAGTTATTGTTTTGCTTGGAGTCGGGATTTTTCCCCTGCTGTTTGCGGTGGATGTTTCCTTGCGTGATTACCAAATCACTAAACCCGCGCTGGGCTTTGGATGGAACAACTTTGCCAACTATCTGCAGGTCTTCAGCGACCCGTATTTTTGGGGATCGTTAGGGCGCACCTTTTTCTTTCTAATTTTGACCCTTCCGGTACAGTTTCTGCTGGGCTTGTTCATAGCGCTCTTGCTGTACCGAAAGGATTGGGGGTTTCTTCGCTCGGTTGCTCGGGTCGCTCTGGTAATCCCGCTGGCAACTACCCCTGCGGTGGTAGGTCTGATAGGCCGGCTCATCTTCGATAGTGACTTTGGCCTGGCAAATTGGATAGTTTATCTGCTCGGTGGTGCCAAGGTCACTTTCTTGGGAGATCCTAATCTGGCACTGCTGGCAGTGGCGTTCATGGACACCTGGCAGTGGACGCCCTTTTTTGCCCTGGTGTTTCTAGCAAGCCTTACTTCGGTGCCCCACGAGGCTGTGGAAGCGGCCACTCTCGAAACGGATCGGCGGTGGGATTTGTTTCGCTTCGTGGAGTGGCCTTACCTGCTTCCGGGGCTTACCGCCGTACTGATTTTGCGTACGGCGGATGCGATGAAGTTGTTCGATCTGATTTTCGTGATGACGCGAGGTGGTCCTGGCTCCGCTACTGAGCTGATCAGCGTATATACCCAGCGCGTTGGATTCCGCGTCTTCGATCTCGGGGTGGCTTCCGCTATGGCCGTTCTATCGCTGGTAGTGACCATAGTACTTGCGAGGCTATACATTCGTGTGTTCTACCGTGAAACAGAATAG
- a CDS encoding sugar phosphate isomerase/epimerase has translation MNGSEQVIATPNPLGINLSFAVKRWVEPEAWAERVVACGLELVQFSFDLLDPLWPALLRISLAQQHSKAAKAFGLEIHSAFVGLACYTYNNLLHPLPEGREAAMNWWRAAIETAAELETPRIGGPVGGMSVRDNVNPASRKERLDRLVEDLRTLLEYASKLGIREWLIEPTPLPRETPVSPEESVRLLEHLTGFIPVKLCIDVGHALYRPLYQEHARLEPWLALGNRIGMLHLQQTDGQSDSHWGFSTPGIVDLFKIRDLLKDGPEGIPVVLELFYPFEAADDYVWEDVQVSVGTIRRSWGYIKSDSDGE, from the coding sequence ATGAACGGCTCTGAGCAGGTGATCGCCACCCCTAACCCTTTAGGGATAAACCTCAGCTTCGCGGTCAAACGCTGGGTAGAACCTGAGGCTTGGGCTGAGCGGGTTGTAGCGTGCGGGTTAGAGCTGGTTCAGTTTAGCTTTGATCTGCTGGATCCTCTCTGGCCTGCTCTCTTGCGCATATCTCTCGCACAACAGCACAGCAAAGCGGCCAAGGCTTTCGGCCTTGAGATCCACAGTGCGTTCGTGGGGTTGGCTTGCTACACCTATAATAACCTCTTGCATCCTTTGCCCGAAGGGCGAGAAGCCGCCATGAATTGGTGGCGCGCTGCGATCGAAACGGCTGCTGAACTCGAAACCCCTAGAATTGGTGGGCCAGTTGGAGGGATGTCTGTACGTGACAATGTCAATCCTGCCAGTCGCAAAGAGCGTCTAGACAGGCTTGTAGAGGATCTACGTACGCTTCTGGAATACGCCAGTAAGCTTGGTATACGTGAGTGGCTTATTGAACCAACCCCATTGCCTAGGGAAACCCCTGTTTCTCCAGAGGAATCGGTACGTCTCCTAGAACACCTAACCGGATTTATTCCAGTAAAACTTTGTATCGATGTGGGTCACGCCTTGTATCGACCCTTGTATCAAGAGCACGCCCGCCTTGAGCCCTGGCTAGCGCTTGGGAACAGGATAGGTATGCTCCATCTACAACAAACGGATGGACAAAGCGACTCGCACTGGGGTTTCAGCACCCCTGGAATTGTTGACCTTTTCAAAATTCGCGATCTGCTAAAAGATGGTCCTGAAGGAATTCCGGTGGTCCTGGAACTGTTCTATCCATTTGAGGCTGCTGATGATTACGTATGGGAAGATGTTCAAGTCAGCGTGGGAACGATACGTCGAAGCTGGGGTTATATCAAAAGTGATTCAGACGGAGAGTGA
- a CDS encoding ABC transporter substrate-binding protein — protein MGIANRLKSFAAPLLGLSILLGGMAAAQDRGGTLTVALGYDLDTLDPYASGFLTDVQSTFLEPLVYPDENAKFQPALAVEVPTLANKGIRITDNGKKMVVTYKLRPGVKWADGEPVTSADVKFTWEAIKDPKYLGPEKDGTEEIERIETPDPLTVVIYYKQIFSGFKSALFSYGILPKHVLEGKDLNKDPFWEKPFGAGPFRVTEFKRGQYVVVERNPNYWRKDAAGNPLPYLDRIIFKIIPNTNTIITQLKSGEVNFAYNIPFTLAPSIDNVPGLKVINAKTLAFRHLTFNFKNEFLKDLNVRKAFAYGIDRDAINKALGGYLRPLNTFVVSSFDFASNAVPTYKYDPAKAKAALKEAGFTPGSDGIMVKDGKRLSFKFMTQAGRTEYELAQQVIIAQMKALGVELIPDNKTGAALSDARRKGGYDVWYSGWITPADPIDSYISFYSTKGFNNGSGYSNPTVDAFLEKASQSLDPSLVKLYMARVQYQVLADLATLPLFEAPQIIAVTEKLQNFKPNPTNQTNFRNTSDWWLKK, from the coding sequence ATGGGAATAGCGAATCGCCTCAAGTCGTTCGCGGCACCACTGCTGGGTTTATCTATTCTGCTAGGTGGAATGGCGGCTGCCCAAGACCGGGGAGGCACACTGACCGTAGCCCTGGGCTACGATCTCGATACTCTCGACCCCTACGCCAGCGGCTTTCTCACCGATGTGCAGTCGACTTTCTTGGAGCCTTTGGTCTACCCAGACGAAAATGCCAAATTCCAGCCCGCATTGGCAGTGGAAGTCCCCACCCTAGCCAACAAGGGCATCCGGATTACTGATAACGGCAAAAAAATGGTGGTGACCTACAAGCTGCGCCCGGGCGTCAAATGGGCGGACGGCGAGCCGGTCACCTCGGCGGACGTAAAGTTTACCTGGGAAGCCATCAAGGATCCCAAATACCTAGGCCCCGAGAAGGATGGCACCGAAGAGATCGAGCGGATTGAGACCCCGGATCCACTCACGGTGGTGATCTACTATAAACAGATATTCTCCGGCTTCAAGTCGGCCTTGTTCAGCTACGGCATCTTGCCCAAGCATGTACTCGAGGGTAAGGACCTCAACAAAGACCCCTTCTGGGAAAAACCCTTCGGTGCGGGGCCTTTCCGCGTGACCGAGTTCAAGCGCGGTCAGTATGTGGTCGTCGAGCGCAATCCTAACTACTGGCGCAAGGACGCGGCAGGAAACCCGCTTCCCTACCTGGATCGGATAATTTTTAAAATCATCCCTAACACCAACACCATCATCACCCAGCTCAAATCGGGCGAGGTCAACTTTGCCTATAACATCCCCTTTACGCTAGCCCCCAGCATTGACAACGTGCCAGGGCTCAAGGTCATCAACGCCAAAACCTTAGCCTTCCGTCACCTGACCTTTAACTTCAAAAACGAGTTCTTGAAGGACCTAAACGTACGTAAGGCCTTTGCCTACGGAATTGACCGCGATGCCATCAATAAAGCCCTGGGTGGGTATTTGAGGCCGCTCAACACCTTTGTGGTCTCGAGCTTCGACTTCGCCAGTAACGCGGTGCCGACCTACAAATACGACCCAGCCAAGGCCAAGGCCGCCCTCAAGGAAGCCGGGTTCACTCCGGGATCGGATGGAATCATGGTCAAGGACGGCAAGCGGCTGAGCTTTAAGTTCATGACCCAGGCCGGGCGCACCGAGTACGAGCTGGCCCAGCAGGTCATCATCGCGCAGATGAAAGCATTGGGAGTGGAACTTATCCCCGATAACAAGACTGGGGCAGCCCTCTCCGACGCGCGGCGCAAGGGCGGCTACGACGTCTGGTACTCCGGCTGGATCACCCCCGCTGATCCTATTGATTCCTACATCTCGTTTTACAGCACTAAGGGCTTCAATAACGGCAGCGGCTACTCTAACCCCACCGTGGACGCTTTCCTCGAGAAAGCCTCACAAAGCCTTGACCCCTCGTTGGTCAAACTATATATGGCTCGGGTACAGTACCAGGTGTTGGCTGACCTGGCAACTCTACCGCTTTTTGAGGCCCCTCAAATCATAGCGGTAACCGAGAAGCTGCAAAACTTCAAACCCAACCCTACCAACCAGACCAACTTCCGCAACACCAGCGATTGGTGGCTCAAAAAGTAG
- a CDS encoding ABC transporter permease, producing the protein MSFPIYFAHRLLSSIPLLLGVSILLYAVLHLAPGGPLDVYADNPSVSPEALKNLERELGLDQPVPIQYLHWLKALVQGEWGYSIRSGRPVTLDISERIGPTLILGGTAFVLALLVALPLGILSALRRYSTVDYTFTFLSFLGISMPIFWLALMLQALFAVRLHLLPSAGLETIGDGSLPDRLRHLILPACILAVANIASWGRFVRSSMLDVLGLDYIRTARAKGLSERVVTYRHALRNALVPVVTVVALDFAGILSGAVVTETIFAWPGMGRLFIEAMNGRDYPVLMALLMIGSLALILTNILTDLVYSLIDPRIRYE; encoded by the coding sequence ATGAGCTTTCCTATTTACTTCGCCCACCGCCTCCTGAGCAGCATTCCTCTGCTGCTCGGGGTTTCCATCCTCCTTTATGCCGTGCTGCATCTGGCCCCTGGTGGGCCGCTGGACGTGTACGCCGATAACCCTTCGGTTTCCCCGGAAGCGCTGAAAAATCTCGAGCGTGAATTGGGCCTTGACCAGCCGGTACCGATCCAGTATTTGCATTGGTTGAAGGCTCTCGTGCAAGGAGAGTGGGGCTACAGCATCCGTTCAGGGCGGCCCGTGACCTTGGATATCTCCGAGCGTATCGGCCCGACCTTGATCCTTGGGGGCACCGCGTTTGTCCTGGCGTTGCTAGTGGCCCTGCCGCTGGGTATACTGAGTGCTTTGAGGCGCTACAGCACAGTAGATTATACCTTCACCTTTCTGTCTTTTTTGGGCATCTCGATGCCCATTTTCTGGCTGGCCCTAATGCTCCAGGCGCTATTCGCGGTGCGGCTACATTTATTGCCTTCGGCAGGGCTCGAGACCATTGGCGACGGGAGTTTGCCAGACCGACTGCGTCACTTGATCCTTCCGGCCTGCATCCTGGCCGTCGCCAACATTGCCAGTTGGGGCCGCTTCGTGCGCAGCTCGATGCTGGATGTGTTGGGGCTGGACTATATCCGCACCGCCCGGGCCAAGGGTCTTTCTGAGCGGGTGGTAACCTACCGCCATGCCCTGAGGAACGCCCTGGTTCCAGTAGTCACGGTGGTCGCCCTGGACTTCGCTGGGATCCTCTCGGGGGCGGTGGTTACAGAGACCATCTTCGCCTGGCCGGGGATGGGGCGGCTCTTCATCGAGGCTATGAACGGGCGCGACTACCCGGTGCTGATGGCTCTGCTGATGATCGGCAGCCTGGCTTTGATCCTGACCAATATCCTCACCGATCTGGTGTATTCGCTGATTGACCCCCGGATTCGCTATGAATGA